One part of the Georgfuchsia toluolica genome encodes these proteins:
- a CDS encoding FABP family protein, protein MSDEARKLSGGVTMAEIMGPRKLGPLTPLVGEWEGDVGVDLSYHNKDDETTQTGYFERAWFRPIPIVENGLQTMEGLNYEMTAWRHGEEAMDPFHDEVGYLLWDKANKQVIRCFAVPRGLAILAGGDAGPRDKSFKFKSEPGSASYGLSQNKYLIERARAIAFECTFTVNDDGTFSYTSDLVLKLAATGREMHHTDRNTLHLVKRIHPSTEKT, encoded by the coding sequence ATGAGCGACGAAGCAAGGAAACTCAGCGGAGGTGTGACGATGGCAGAGATAATGGGCCCTCGGAAGCTAGGGCCATTGACCCCACTGGTCGGCGAGTGGGAGGGTGACGTTGGCGTCGATCTTTCCTATCACAACAAGGACGACGAAACGACGCAAACCGGGTACTTCGAGCGTGCGTGGTTCCGGCCCATACCGATTGTCGAAAACGGCCTGCAGACGATGGAGGGGCTGAATTACGAGATGACGGCTTGGCGCCATGGCGAGGAAGCCATGGACCCGTTCCACGACGAAGTCGGTTATCTCCTCTGGGACAAGGCCAACAAACAGGTCATACGCTGTTTCGCGGTGCCGCGCGGGCTTGCCATTCTCGCAGGCGGTGATGCGGGTCCGCGCGACAAGTCATTCAAGTTCAAGTCGGAGCCAGGATCGGCGTCCTACGGTCTCTCCCAGAACAAATACCTCATCGAGCGCGCAAGGGCCATAGCCTTCGAGTGCACGTTTACCGTCAATGACGACGGCACGTTCAGCTACACATCCGACCTCGTCCTGAAGCTCGCTGCGACCGGTCGCGAAATGCACCATACCGATCGCAATACGCTGCATCTCGTGAAACGCATCCACCCGAGCACCGAAAAAACCTGA
- a CDS encoding sensor histidine kinase, translating to MDAAKSLSKRLLAQPVPRVGAVAVVVSLLAAYLDWTTWLELNIPVIYGLPLVLSLATRNRRLLWGMTAFLLITTFVVYSLQIAPGRFSPVEPFFIDRLLAAAAVLVIAWLLHHRMAVLDTMEAQRRMLSLQNQEIDRRRREAEEASERKSRLLASASHDIGAPLYAITLMAEVIRQAAGNPSLATQIPELAERVKTNAASLEHLISDLLDVARLDSGCIEVRESAFSLNDLLVEQCSNLLPLAQAKNLRLEVDTPERPINLQTDRVKLARVVTNLLANAIKFTQNGGVVVSAGVMMPEQVLIRVRDTGVGIAAEHLDHIFDEFARLQNAQGDHSEGWGLGLPICRRLIEALGGTITVESKPGQGSIFIACLPSRCLLGGSGTVASRGGAHPEAPGRSR from the coding sequence ATGGATGCGGCAAAGTCGTTGTCGAAGCGTCTGCTGGCGCAGCCCGTACCGCGCGTAGGCGCCGTGGCCGTCGTCGTTTCCCTGCTTGCTGCCTACCTGGACTGGACTACGTGGCTCGAGCTCAACATCCCCGTCATCTATGGCCTGCCGCTCGTCCTCAGCCTGGCCACACGCAACCGGCGCCTGCTGTGGGGCATGACGGCTTTCCTGCTGATTACGACGTTCGTCGTCTATTCGCTGCAAATCGCGCCTGGCCGGTTTTCGCCGGTCGAGCCGTTTTTCATCGACCGATTGCTCGCTGCAGCGGCAGTGTTGGTAATCGCATGGCTGCTTCATCACAGGATGGCGGTGCTCGACACAATGGAAGCGCAGCGACGGATGCTGAGCCTGCAGAACCAGGAGATCGATCGGCGGCGTCGCGAAGCCGAAGAAGCAAGCGAGCGCAAGAGTCGCCTGCTCGCGTCCGCTTCCCATGACATCGGCGCGCCCCTCTATGCCATCACTCTCATGGCTGAGGTGATCCGCCAGGCTGCGGGGAACCCGTCGTTGGCGACACAGATTCCTGAACTCGCGGAGCGCGTGAAGACCAACGCGGCCTCTTTGGAACACCTGATTTCCGACCTGCTCGATGTTGCCCGCCTTGATTCAGGCTGTATCGAAGTGCGGGAAAGCGCCTTCTCGCTCAATGATCTGCTGGTCGAACAGTGCAGTAACCTGCTGCCGCTGGCTCAAGCGAAGAACCTGCGACTGGAAGTGGACACGCCTGAACGGCCGATCAATTTGCAGACCGATCGGGTGAAGTTGGCCCGCGTCGTCACAAACCTGCTCGCCAACGCGATCAAATTCACTCAGAACGGCGGCGTTGTGGTGAGCGCGGGCGTGATGATGCCGGAGCAGGTGCTGATTCGTGTCCGCGATACCGGTGTCGGCATTGCAGCGGAGCATCTCGATCATATCTTCGACGAGTTTGCGCGACTGCAAAATGCGCAGGGCGATCACAGCGAAGGATGGGGGCTCGGCCTGCCCATCTGCCGCCGTCTGATCGAGGCGCTGGGCGGCACAATTACGGTCGAGAGCAAGCCGGGGCAGGGAAGCATCTTCATCGCGTGCCTGCCATCGCGCTGCCTTTTGGGCGGCTCAGGAACAGTTGCATCGCGAGGTGGCGCGCATCCTGAGGCACCAGGGCGATCACGCTGA
- a CDS encoding response regulator: MAIQVLLVDDHAVVRDGLRFLLEAQGDISIVGNAANGRDAVRKVKELKPDVVIMDIAMPELNGIEATYKIHEASPATRVLILTMYATTEHVRQALRVGAQGYLLKKSAGAEVADAVRQLHSGGSYLSSEIAGTVITDYIADSHATSPLETLTHRERQILQLIAEGKSSAQAASSLFLSRKSVDTYRCRLMQKLGIHDMHGLMKFALQHGLTSLD; encoded by the coding sequence ATGGCGATTCAGGTTCTGCTGGTGGACGATCACGCCGTGGTGCGTGATGGATTACGCTTCCTGCTCGAAGCTCAGGGGGACATCAGCATCGTCGGCAACGCCGCGAATGGACGGGATGCGGTGCGCAAGGTAAAGGAACTGAAGCCGGACGTTGTCATCATGGATATCGCGATGCCCGAGTTGAACGGCATCGAGGCAACTTACAAGATTCATGAAGCTTCGCCCGCCACCCGCGTCCTCATTCTTACCATGTACGCTACCACCGAGCACGTACGCCAAGCGCTTCGAGTGGGAGCGCAAGGCTATCTGCTCAAGAAATCGGCTGGAGCGGAAGTCGCCGATGCAGTCCGTCAACTCCATTCCGGCGGCAGTTATTTGAGTTCCGAGATCGCGGGTACCGTGATCACTGACTATATCGCCGATTCGCATGCGACGAGCCCTCTCGAAACGTTGACGCATCGTGAGCGGCAGATCCTGCAGTTGATTGCAGAGGGCAAGTCGAGCGCGCAGGCTGCGAGTTCGTTGTTTCTTTCGCGCAAGAGCGTGGATACCTATCGCTGTCGCCTGATGCAGAAGCTCGGCATACACGATATGCACGGACTGATGAAATTCGCCCTCCAGCACGGCCTCACTTCATTGGATTGA